The genomic stretch TTTTTATCCTACACCCAAAGGCATGGGGTCTCTTTGTTCTGGTCGCAGGGCTTGTAACGGTCTCGTTTGCCTTTGTCTGCCTGTACCTTGAAAAAAGAGCCCTGATAGATACAGTAAAGGCCCAGGGTGATGCCGCCAAGGACCTTCTGGAAGAGACAAATATTCGTTATAACAATGCGATATTCGCTCAGGAGATCGGGCAGGCCATCTCGTCAGTCCTGGATATTGATGCGCTTATCAGAACGGTTGTTCGTGTAATGGAAAAGCGTCTTGATTTCGATCGCGGCATGATCATGACCCCAAACAAGCAAGAAACGCGACTTGTCTACAGGGGAGGTTACGGATATGAGCCTGGAATGGAAGAGGTGTTGACAACCACAGGGTTTCATCTGGACAACCCCCGTTCACGGGGGCCGGCCGCGGAGGCGTTTAAAAAACAAAAGCCGTTTCTGGTCAATGACATCTCTGAGATAGAGAAGACCCTTTCTGAAAAGAGCAGGGCGTTTGTCAGGCAAATGCTTACGCAGTCATTCATCTGCGTCCCTATCCTGTACGAACATAAATCCCTGGGCGTTATTATCGTGGACAACATACGGTCAAAAAGAACCTTCACCACCAGCGATATGAATCTCCTGATGAGCGTTGCCTCCCAGGCGGCCGTAAGTATGGCCAACGCCATTTCATTCCAAAAGCTTCAGGCGAGCGAAGAGAAGTACCGGACCATACTTGAAAGCATCGAAGAGGGCTACTTTGAGGTCGATCTTTCCGGAAATCTTACGTTCTTCAATGACTCGGTTTGCAAAATCCTCGGGTATGCTCACGGCGAGCTGAGGAATATGAACAACAGAGCGTACACGGATGCTGATACCGCATCCAAGATGTTTGGGATATTTAATGAAATATTTCGAACCGGCAGGCCGGCTACCATAATGGATTACCAGATAGTAAGAAAAGACGGGGGAAAAAGGGCTCTCGAGATCTCTGCCTACTTGATGAACGACCAGGAAGGAAAGCCGATCGGATTCAGGGGCGTAGTAAGGGATGTAACGGAGAAAAAACAGACGGAGGAGATGCGCCGGGCCAAATTGGCGGCAGAGGCTGCAAGCAGGGCAAAGAGCAGGTTCTTGGCCAATATGAGCCATGAGATACGGACCCCTTTGAACGGGATTATCGGCATGACCGAATTAGCCATGGCAACGGAGATGGATGGCAATCAGCGCAAAATTCTGGAGACATTACACGCAGAATCGGACGCTTTGTTGGGGATCATCAATGATATCCTTGACTTTTCAAAGATCGAGGCCGAAATGCTGGAACTGGAGGAAACCCCGTTTGATCTATCGGAAATGGTCGATTATCTGGTGAACAGCTTTGCACACAGGGCGACCCAAAAAGGTCTGGCAATCAGGGCCTCTATGGCGCCAGAGGTTCCCACCGGTGTCTCGGGCGATCCCGGGAGGCTGAGGCAGATTTTGACAAACCTTGTGGCCAATGCCCTCAAATTCACTGAAAAAGGGGGGATAACGATTGACATCAGCGTGGCCGAAGATCTTGGCGAGCAGGTCAAATTGCGTTTCTCCGTCACGGATACAGGTATCGGCATACCTGAGGACAAAAGGGATGCCATCTTTGAAAGCTTTACTCAGGCAGACAGTTCAACCACCAGAAAATATGGCGGAACCGGTCTTGGGATAACCATATCCAAGCAACTGGCGGAAATGATGGGGGGCGAGGTCGGGGTGGAGAGTGAGGTGGGGGCGGGAAGTCATTTTTGGTTTACCGCGGTGTTAGCCAGACAATCGATTGATGAGGCCGCCCGGATCAAAAGAGAAGCGGAAGAATTTGCCGATGAGGGGAATGTAAAAGACCTGAGAAAATCATCCAGGATACTGCTGGTGGAAGATTATCCAACGAATCAGGAGGTGGCAATGAGCCACCTGAGGGCCGCTGGTTATGATGTGGATTTAGCGGAGAACGGCCTCGAAGCGTTGGAACTATTTAAACAAAATATATACAGAGCCATCCTGATGGATGTGCAGATGCCTGTTATGGACGGATATGAGGCGACCCGCCAAATCAGGAAACTTGAGGCCCGGAGCAGACAGCTTCCATTTGATCATATGGCAGATGACGATCAACACTCCATTGCCGGCAACGCGGGGAGACAACTGTCAATCATCCATGGCCGATCATCCAGCCACAGGGTCCCCATTATTGCCATGACAGGACACGCCGTGGAAGGCTACCGGAAAGAATGCCTGGAAGCAGGCATGGATGATTATCTTTCCAAGCCATTGACAGGAAAGCATTTTCTGGCCATGGTGGATAAATGGACCGGCGCCCTTGCCAACAGCGAAGCCCGCGGCACAAGTCTTAAGCGCAAGACACAAAGCGGTTTAGAAATGAGCCATGAATCACGATTTCCTCAGACCTCCGACGACCTCCAAACAACCATCCCGCATGCGAGGGTTGAAAGAGGCACTCCAATGGATTTTGAGAAGACCTTGAATGAATTCGAGGGTGATAAAGCGCTTTTGATGGAAGTCTTAAAGGGTTTTGTGGTAAATGTCAAAGAGCAGATCAAGATCATCGGCCGTGCCCTACTGACTCAAGATGCCGAACGGGTGAGGAGAGAGGCCCACTCCATTAAGGGGGGGGCAGCTAATTTAAGGGCTGACCAACTTTCCAGGATCGCATTTGAGCTGGAAAAGATAGGTAAATCAGGCGAATTGGAGCAGGGAATCGACGTCCTTGAAAGGCTCC from Deltaproteobacteria bacterium encodes the following:
- a CDS encoding PAS domain S-box protein: MDNHPLYNSRIIRTYVEYLQRNYPDIAIDPILDLAGMTASEVRDGAHWFTQNQVDRFYKRAELETGNPNIAREAGRFSASAEGLGAAKQYTLGLMNLTSIYLLMGKLYPLLSRGADVQAKKIKSNKVEIIVIPKQGVAEKPHQCDNRIGFFEAIAEFLHKTPARVEHPSCFHKGDNCCHYIVTWERSPAHIWKQLRNYGFLVGMTATPALFFILHPKAWGLFVLVAGLVTVSFAFVCLYLEKRALIDTVKAQGDAAKDLLEETNIRYNNAIFAQEIGQAISSVLDIDALIRTVVRVMEKRLDFDRGMIMTPNKQETRLVYRGGYGYEPGMEEVLTTTGFHLDNPRSRGPAAEAFKKQKPFLVNDISEIEKTLSEKSRAFVRQMLTQSFICVPILYEHKSLGVIIVDNIRSKRTFTTSDMNLLMSVASQAAVSMANAISFQKLQASEEKYRTILESIEEGYFEVDLSGNLTFFNDSVCKILGYAHGELRNMNNRAYTDADTASKMFGIFNEIFRTGRPATIMDYQIVRKDGGKRALEISAYLMNDQEGKPIGFRGVVRDVTEKKQTEEMRRAKLAAEAASRAKSRFLANMSHEIRTPLNGIIGMTELAMATEMDGNQRKILETLHAESDALLGIINDILDFSKIEAEMLELEETPFDLSEMVDYLVNSFAHRATQKGLAIRASMAPEVPTGVSGDPGRLRQILTNLVANALKFTEKGGITIDISVAEDLGEQVKLRFSVTDTGIGIPEDKRDAIFESFTQADSSTTRKYGGTGLGITISKQLAEMMGGEVGVESEVGAGSHFWFTAVLARQSIDEAARIKREAEEFADEGNVKDLRKSSRILLVEDYPTNQEVAMSHLRAAGYDVDLAENGLEALELFKQNIYRAILMDVQMPVMDGYEATRQIRKLEARSRQLPFDHMADDDQHSIAGNAGRQLSIIHGRSSSHRVPIIAMTGHAVEGYRKECLEAGMDDYLSKPLTGKHFLAMVDKWTGALANSEARGTSLKRKTQSGLEMSHESRFPQTSDDLQTTIPHARVERGTPMDFEKTLNEFEGDKALLMEVLKGFVVNVKEQIKIIGRALLTQDAERVRREAHSIKGGAANLRADQLSRIAFELEKIGKSGELEQGIDVLERLQTELAELEKLASIL